GGGGATCCACAGGTACACCCCCAACCCATATCTCCCAATGTAAATGAGCGCCCGTCGATCGACCGGTGTTTCCTACCAGCCCGATAACCTGACCCGTTTCGACATAATCGCCCTCCGAAACGAGAAACTCGGATTGATGAAAATATCCGCTGTAGACGCCCCAACCGTGATCGATGTAGGTCACGTTACCGCGCATCGTAAGCGAACCTGTGAAGATCACTTTTCCAGGCGCCGGAGCAAGTATTTCGACGCCCGTTTTGGCGTAAAAATCCACTCCCGTGTGGTAATAATCCAAAGCGCCCCAGTTGTAGCTCCGCCGCGTTCCGAAGACGGAAAGGAACTTCTCCGTATAGTAATTCGACGGTAGTTCGAAGGGGCCATCCCACATCCGATCGGGCGTCGCGGGTGCAAGCAGCTCTTCGACCATCTCCTGCTCGGGGTTGATCACGGCCGGATCGACAGTTTCCGCCGGGACTCCGTTGATCGTTTCGAACGCATATCCCCCATCCAGAACGCGAATCGGCTGTACGAACGAAAAAGCCGGCTCCTCTCCCAGCGACGGATACAGGGAAATCTCCAGATCGTAGAGTCCGGGGTCTGTCAGGGCGTGAATACCCTGCAGTGACACCAAGGAACGCTCATCCTCCGAGAAGAAATTGAGTTTCTTTCCATCCAGCCGCCCTTCCACCCAGCCCGACTGGTCCAGGTCGATGCGGACGACCAGCGTGTGCCCCTGGACTGCAGGAGACGGATGCAAGGTCGCCGATACGATGGAATCGGGCAGGGAATTGATGGAGCGATCCCCGTCCGGGGCGACGAGAATCTGCGAAGGAATGACCCACAGCCGCTCATCGTTTTCGAATGTTTTCAAGCTCCATGGATTCACACCTTCCCGCACGGCCAGGGCAAGTTTCCCCTCGCCGTCCTTGGGCAAGGTGCGTGAAATAGTCGCCGGGGACGAATTGCTTCCGGATTGAGTCAAGATCAACGCTTGCCCGGCATACAAACGGCCCGGCCGGAGAATGCGATTGAGCCGAATGAGATCTTCCGCTGCAACGCCGTAGCGCAAACTCAAGCTCTCGAGTGTTTCCCCGAATTCGATTCGCTGCGTCGTCAGTTCCCCATGTATGCCTTCAAAACCGGGAATGACGAGCGAGGTGCCCGGGATTAAAATCGAAGTCTCCTCGATGCCGTTTGCTGCGACGATTGCGTCCACGGTCGTGC
This genomic stretch from Anaerolineales bacterium harbors:
- a CDS encoding peptidoglycan DD-metalloendopeptidase family protein, whose product is MKQSKLFSLLLVVVFLVPVLSVRAQSQGLTYVIQEGDTLTSIAGTFGTTVDAIVAANGIEETSILIPGTSLVIPGFEGIHGELTTQRIEFGETLESLSLRYGVAAEDLIRLNRILRPGRLYAGQALILTQSGSNSSPATISRTLPKDGEGKLALAVREGVNPWSLKTFENDERLWVIPSQILVAPDGDRSINSLPDSIVSATLHPSPAVQGHTLVVRIDLDQSGWVEGRLDGKKLNFFSEDERSLVSLQGIHALTDPGLYDLEISLYPSLGEEPAFSFVQPIRVLDGGYAFETINGVPAETVDPAVINPEQEMVEELLAPATPDRMWDGPFELPSNYYTEKFLSVFGTRRSYNWGALDYYHTGVDFYAKTGVEILAPAPGKVIFTGSLTMRGNVTYIDHGWGVYSGYFHQSEFLVSEGDYVETGQVIGLVGNTGRSTGAHLHWEIWVGGVPVDPLVWIAREYP